The genomic segment CTCATGCGGCAATAGCTAATTACACTCTTAAACAACAAAAAGTCCTCAAATTCTTGTTAAACTCCCTAAACCCATCATCAAATACAATACCAAGcccttaaaagaaaaaaaaaactgaactgGGGAAAAACTTGCAAACCCAGATTTGTTCATTAGTTTCAAGTTTCTGGTTTCATGTCAGAATCACACAAACACCGAGCTTCTAGGCCAAAACAACAAACAGACTTCAAATCTTATACTTAGCCCTCCTTAGAATTCTTCAGACTCAAAATATACACACAAATCAGAACCAAAAATGCAACCTTTAGTACATCAGATTACATATGCGGGAAAACATTATCTATTCATGGCTCCTAAACTGAATCCATGGTTTCATGTGTGCATTAAATGAACAAAAAGGCTAACACCAAACCCGTCAACAGCAGAAACAACGACACCGAGCATAACCACAGTCATAGTCATCAGGCATGGATAACGACCAAAacttagaaaaggaaaagaatcatGCATAAGAGACTCGAGTCCTGTGAAGATTGTGTTAAACTAACTTTGAGAAGAATCCATTATACCTGAGAGAACTTAGGTTGCTAAACGGACAGGAGAGATCCAAAGGAGTCGAACGGTTCTGGAAATCGAAATCCTCGAACCAAGTTGCAGGAAAATCCCGGTGCTGATGCCGGCGATACCAACCAAAgattcctccttttcttttcttgtttctggCCGAAGCCCCtccttcctttcctttcttttctcctctcaaACTCACGGCCTCCCTCTTTCTTCAGACTCCTGTCATGAAACAGAAGAATTAAGCTGAAAACGTGGAATTAGCAAAGGAAGCAAACAGAAGGCGTGAGTTCATAATCACGCCTTCTCTGGGAGAATGCTCAAGAAACGTGAGCTCAAGTAGGCAAGTGGATCTGCAATGGATCTGCAACCAATTCTGTTAGCGGGATCACGAGGACAAGCTGGACCAAGTGGCTGAAGAATTAGTTATTAGTTGGCTATAAAATGGCCAGGAACAGAGAGGAGAAAAGTAGGAATTTGTTAGCTCAATTTTGGGAATTGTTCCCTTAAGCATTCTTCTTCCTGTTCTTCCTTCATTCTtgtcattttctttccttttaccGCCAATTCTGTATCATCTCAATTCAATCAATATTAATACTATTTCGATCGATTGCTTATCTGTTCTTGATTGTTTTCTTCTACTGATAAGCATAAGTTTTGTGCAAGTAGCTAATCCATTCCATTATTAGCAATTCTATTGCCTAGTTACTGTTCGATACCAtcacagtggtatcagagcagaGCTACGAGCCAACGGGATGTCTAAAACTCAGGAGGAAGCTCTAAGGAGAGAGCTCACTGAGTTGGGAAGTGTGGTAAGAACATTTGCTAATAAGCATGATGGGGTAGAACAGACTGTGAGGGCAATAGAGCATAGGCAGGAGAGCACGGATAGAGCTATCAAAAACTTAGACCAAAAATATGAAGGTATGATGAACATGATGGCCCAAATTATGTCCAAATTGAACGATAAGGGGAAGGAGGTAGGGGACAGCCACTCAGGAAATGGCCAGATCATAGAGGGAGTTAAGGAGAAATGTGCAGGGAAGGGAGGATCCAGACTGCCTAGGATGGAATTCCCTGTGTTTGATGGGACCAATCCTAGGGAATGGGTGAGGAGAGCTAATAAATATTTCCAGATATATGAAGTAGAGGAAGAAATGAAAGCTGATATCGCTCAACTCTACCTCAAGGATAGAGCAGACATCTGGTTTCATGGGATGTACTCTGAAAGAGGAGCAGTTCCATGGAGAGAGCTGTCCTTAGCAATCTGTGAGAGATTTGGAGAGGGAGATCCACAGGAGGCCATCGAGGAGTTCAACAAACTGGTGCAAACAGGCAGCATAGCAGACTACCTGGAAAAATTTGAGATGCTGAAATCACTGGTAATGATCTCACTCCCTGGACAACCTGATTCTTATTATAAATCCTGTTTCCTTAGTGGCCTTAAGGAGGAAGTTGTCAACATGGTCAGAATGACCAAACCACTAACATTGGCGGATGCCATTGAGACTGCTAAGCTACAGGAGAAGAACCTAGAAGCCATCAGGAAAGCACAGAGTAGGGGCATACAGAAAACTCCCTTGCCACCATTGTCACACACCACTAATTTCTCCAACAAAATGAAATGGCCTAACAACCAGAGACCAGACCCCCATACCAACAAAAGTACCAAACCAGGAGGACCATCAACCAATTACTACAAGGGAATTACCCCCTCTGAGTTTAGCTATAGAAGGGAGAAGGGGTTGTGTTTTAAGTGTGCTGAACCTTATACCTTAGGACACACCTGCAAACAGGCTCATATTCACTACATAATGGAGGATGAGTCTACTGAACCTATCATTCCAATAGAGGGGCAAGGGGAGGGTGCTGAGGAGTGTGCTGACTGTCCAGAAGGTGGTAACCTCAAAGAAAACATTGAGGTCTCCATTCATGCTTTAGCAGGGGGGAATGAACACAAAACCATCAAAATGAGGGGAAAACTTGCAGGAAGGGAGCTACTGGTACTTATTGACAGTGGCAGTACCCACTGCTTCATGGATGAAAGTTTGGCACAGGATCTGAAGATGCAGACTGCAGGTACAACCTTGATTGTTAAAGTGGCTAATGGAGAGAGGCTGGAATCCAGGCAACTCCTACAGGAGGTAGGTTGGGAGATGCAGGGACACAACTTCCTTCACAACTTCAACACACTCAAACTAGGCAGTTGTGACCTGATTCTTGGAGTGGACTGGTTGGCCAAACACAGCCCCATCGAATTTGACTTCCAGCAGCTAACTATaaagtttttgaaagaaaaagagcCAGTAATACTAAAAGGGGAGGCAGAGAAGCTGAAGTTGAAGGCCATTAAGGGAAGCAGGCTTGCCAAATGGAAAAGGAAACAGAACTATGGAATCACTGCTCAAATCTACATGGtagaagaagaaggaggagaCCAGGGGCAGATTCCAACAGAAATGAGAGAGCTACTGGTGCAGTTTGAGTCCATTTTTGATGAGCCACAGGGCATGCCACCAGTCAGAAGCCATGATCATGCCATCCCACTAAAGGAAGGAGCAACACCTTTCAAGAACAGGCCATACAGATGTCCTTATGTGCAGAAGGCTGAGATAGAGAAGCTGGTCAAAGAAATGTTACAGATGGGAATTATTCAAACCAGCAACAGCTCTTTTGCATCCCCAGTCCTACTGGTGAAAAAGAAGGATGGTAGCTGGAGATTTTGTGTTGATTACAGGCAGCTCAATGAGCTGACAATTAAAGATAAATTTCCTATGCCTTTGATAGATGAACTGCTTGATGAATTGCAGGGCTCTAAATTTTTCACCAAGGTAGACTTGAGATCTGGATACCATCAGATCAGGGTGCAGTGGAGGATCGACACAAAACTGCATTCAGAACTCACCAGGGGCTGTACGAGTTCAAggtcatgccctttggactgaccaatgccccAGCCACCTTCCAGAGCCTCATGAATCACATCTTCAGGGATCAGCTCAGGAAGTATGTCCTGGTATTCTTCGATGACATCCTAATCTACAGCCCAAGCTGGAATAGTCACATGGAGCATGTTGCCACAGCATTGAACATCCTGAAAGAACATCAGCTTTATGCTAAAAGGAGCAAATGTTCCTTTGCTTAGACAGAAGTAGAGTATTTGGGCCACATTATCTCTGACCAAGGGGTAATGGCTGACCCCAAGAAGGTAGAAGGGATGCTGGGGTGGCCAAGGCCAACTACAGTTAAGCAACTAAAAGGATTTCTGGGGTTGACAGGTTATTATAGAAAATTTGTGAGGGGCTATGGCTCCATAGCTAAGCCACTCACTATGCTGCTACAAAAAGATGGATTTATGTGGAATGAAGAAGCAGAGGAGGCTTTCCAAAGGCTGAAGTTGGCAATGAGCAACACCCCTGTGCTGGCATTGCCTGACTTCACCAAACCATTCATAATTGAAACTGATGCATGCTATGGAGGTGTGGGAGCTGTGCTGATGCAGGACAGGAGACCTTTGGCGTATCTAAGCCAGAGCTTGGGTCCAAGAAACTTAGGACTCTCCATCTATGAAAAAGAATTACTAGCCTTGGTAATGGCAGTGACTAAATGGAGGCATTATTTGGAGGGACATCATTTCATAATAAAAACTGATCATCAGAGCCTCAAGTACCTGCTGGAGCAAAGGATAACTACAACACTCCAACAAAAATGGCTGACCAAGCTCCTGGGACTGAGTTATGAGATTCATTacaaaaagggaagagaaaatGTGGTGGCAGATGCACTGTCTAGGAGGGCCAACTCTGAGGCAGGGGATTGCAATGCTCTGGTTTGTGTCATTCCAGAATGGATTAAGGAGGTAATTGGAAGCTATGAAGGGGATGGAGAAACACAGGACATCATCAGACAGCTGCTGCTGACTCCTAATAGCCAGTCAGACTTCACCTACCAAGATGGTATACTCAGGAACAAAGGGAAGATAGTAGTAGGTTCAGAAGGAGAAGTCAGGAAGAAGATCATTTGTGCCATACATGACTCACAGCTGGGAGGACACTCTGGAATACAGGCAAGCTACCAAAGGGCCAAACAATTGTTCCATTGGAAAGGGATGCACAAGGCTATCAAGGATGCTGTACTACAGTGTGATGTGTGCAGAAAGTGCAAGGATGAACACAACGCCTATCCAGGACTACTACAACCTCTTCCTATACCTCAGTACTCATGGAGTCATGTAACTATGGACTTCATTGAAGGACTGCCAGTATCTGAAAAGAAGGACACAATTATGGTGGTGGTGGACAGATTCACTAAGACAGCACATTTCATCAGTCTCTCTCACCCTTTTGATGCTCCCACAATGGCTAGACTCTTCATGGACCACATCTGCAAGATCCATGGTGTACCTCTGAGCATGCTCTCCGACAGGGATAAGGTATTTACTAGCCATTTCTAGACAGAACTTTTTACCATGTTAGGGACTGAGTTGCAGTTGAGTACTGCTTATCATCCTCAAACAGATGGCCAATCTGAGAGGGTAAACCAGGTGTTGGAAATGTATCTCAGATGTATGACACACTTGGAACCAAAGAGGTGGAATGCTTGGCTCTCCCTTGCTGAATGGTGGTACAACACCACCTATCACACAGCCATTAAAATGAGCCCATTCGAGGCCCTGTATGGATTGGCCCCTCCACAGCTAGCTCTGGGATCATACAACCAATCCAGAGTAGCCACAGTAGAGGAACATCTAAAGGACAGACAGATAATGGATGGAGTACTCAGAAAGAACCTACAAGAAGCTCAGAATAGGATGAAGTTTTATGCTGATCAAAACAGGAGTGAAAGGACTTTTGAGGTAGGAGATTGGGTCTACTTGAGGCTACAACCATATAGGCAGATGTCAGTGGAGCTGAGAAGCAACACCAAGCTGTCTGCCAGGTACTTTGGCCCATACCAGGTGACTCAGAGGGTAGGAAAAGTTGCTTATAAGCTGCAACTGCCAGAGGGAACCAAGGTGCACCCTGTGTTCCATGTATCTTTGCTAAAAAGGAAAATAGGAGAGAAAGCAACTCCTGTGCTTCAACTGCCTAACATGGATGGTAAAGGACATCTGAGGGTACAACCAACAGCTATTCTGGATCGCAGAATCACCAAGAAAGGAAATACAGCAGCTGTGCAGTGGCTCATCCACTGGTGGGGAACCACACCAGCTGAGGCTACATGGGAAGATGCAGAAAAAATTGAGAATGAATTCCCTGAGTTCCAATCTTGAGGACAAGATTGTTTGAAGGGGAAGCAATTGTCATGAAACAGAAGAATTAAGCTGAAAACGTGGAATTAGCAAATGAAGCAAACAGAAGGCGTGAGTTCATAATCACGCCTTCTCTGGGAGAATGCTCAAGAAACGTGAGCTCAAGTGGGCAAGTGGATCTGCAATGGATCTGCAACCAATTCTGTTAGCGGGATCACGAGGACAAGCTGGACCAAGTGGCTGAAGAATTAGTTATTAGTTGGCTATAAAATGGCCAGGAACAGAGAGGAGAAAAGTAGGAATTTGTTAGCTCAATTTTGGGAATTGTTCCCTTAAGCATTCTTCTTCCTGTTCTTCCTTCATTCTtgtcattttctttccttttaccGCCAATTCTGTATCATCTCAATTCAATCAATATTAATACTATTTCGATCGATTGCTTATCTGTTCTTGATTGTTTTCTTCTACTGATAAGCATAAGTTTTGTGCAAGTAGCTAATCCATTCCATTATTAGCAATTCTATTGCCTAGATACTGTTCGATACCATCACAACTCCCTTTTCTCCCTTCTTGCCCGTGAGCTTCTCTCCAGCTTTTCCGTTCGGTCCTCCGCAGTCACTCTCCTCCTTCACTCTTTAACCCTAGCCgccagtttttctttcttttcctcggCTCTTTCCTCCTCTTTTTTCACTCACCCCAAGCTCTCTTGCCCAGAACCCCCTTGCTGTTCACTCTTTTCCTCCCTCAATATTTTCAGACGTCCTCTCTCTCCAACTCTCCCTCAGCcgtcctttttctcttcttttcggCTCTCCCTTTGCTATCCCTTTATAGGTGCCGAACATTCCTGGAACCTAGGATCAATGGTGCCTGTTTTTTCTGTATTTTTCCCGGTGATTATTAAGCCATCAGATGGTTTTTTGTCCTAAGATCCCTTGATGAGAGGTGGCCAGAAATTTGAGGAGCAGGAAAAATGAGTGGAACCGGGCTCTCCccttttttgatttttgctgttttttcttttcctttttcatttccaaatgaactagtt from the Coffea arabica cultivar ET-39 chromosome 11e, Coffea Arabica ET-39 HiFi, whole genome shotgun sequence genome contains:
- the LOC113718518 gene encoding uncharacterized protein; protein product: MSKTQEEALRRELTELGSVVRTFANKHDGVEQTVRAIEHRQESTDRAIKNLDQKYEGMMNMMAQIMSKLNDKGKEVGDSHSGNGQIIEGVKEKCAGKGGSRLPRMEFPVFDGTNPREWVRRANKYFQIYEVEEEMKADIAQLYLKDRADIWFHGMYSERGAVPWRELSLAICERFGEGDPQEAIEEFNKLVQTGSIADYLEKFEMLKSLVMISLPGQPDSYYKSCFLSGLKEEVVNMVRMTKPLTLADAIETAKLQEKNLEAIRKAQSRGIQKTPLPPLSHTTNFSNKMKWPNNQRPDPHTNKSTKPGGPSTNYYKGITPSEFSYRREKGLCFKCAEPYTLGHTCKQAHIHYIMEDESTEPIIPIEGQGEGAEECADCPEGGNLKENIEVSIHALAGGNEHKTIKMRGKLAGRELLVLIDSGSTHCFMDESLAQDLKMQTAGTTLIVKVANGERLESRQLLQEVGWEMQGHNFLHNFNTLKLGSCDLILGVDWLAKHSPIEFDFQQLTIKFLKEKEPVILKGEAEKLKLKAIKGSRLAKWKRKQNYGITAQIYMVEEEGGDQGQIPTEMRELLVQFESIFDEPQGMPPVRSHDHAIPLKEGATPFKNRPYRCPYVQKAEIEKLVKEMLQMGIIQTSNSSFASPVLLVKKKDGSWRFCVDYRQLNELTIKDKFPMPLIDELLDELQGSKFFTKVDLRSGYHQIRVQWRIDTKLHSELTRGCTSSSPSWNSHMEHVATALNILKEHQLYAKRSKCSFA